One Neisseria sicca genomic region harbors:
- the iscU gene encoding Fe-S cluster assembly scaffold IscU translates to MAYSDKVIDHYENPRNVGTFDKNDESVGTGMVGAPACGDVMRLQIKVNDEGIIEDAKFKTYGCGSAIASSSLITEWVKGKSLDDALAIKNSEIAEELELPPVKIHCSILAEDAVKAAVADYRKRQENK, encoded by the coding sequence ATGGCATACAGCGATAAAGTAATTGATCACTATGAAAACCCCCGCAATGTCGGTACTTTCGATAAAAACGACGAGTCTGTCGGCACCGGTATGGTCGGTGCGCCGGCCTGCGGCGACGTCATGCGCCTGCAAATCAAAGTAAACGACGAAGGCATCATCGAAGACGCCAAATTCAAAACCTACGGCTGCGGCTCCGCCATTGCTTCGTCCAGCCTGATTACCGAGTGGGTCAAAGGCAAAAGCTTGGATGACGCGCTGGCAATCAAAAACAGCGAAATCGCCGAAGAACTGGAACTGCCGCCTGTGAAAATCCACTGCTCCATCTTGGCTGAAGATGCGGTAAAAGCGGCTGTTGCCGACTATCGCAAACGTCAGGAAAACAAATAA
- the iscA gene encoding iron-sulfur cluster assembly protein IscA → MITITENAAKYINSYLTKRGKGLGVRLGVKTSGCSGMAYNLEFVDEANEDDLVFEEHGARVYIDPKSLVYLDGTQVDYTKEGLQEGFKFENPNVKDSCGCGESFHV, encoded by the coding sequence TTGATTACCATCACAGAAAACGCAGCCAAATACATCAACAGCTACCTGACCAAGCGCGGCAAAGGCTTGGGCGTGCGCTTGGGTGTGAAAACCAGCGGCTGCTCGGGCATGGCATACAACCTTGAATTTGTCGATGAAGCGAACGAGGACGACTTGGTTTTCGAAGAACACGGCGCGCGCGTTTATATCGACCCGAAAAGCTTGGTTTATCTGGACGGCACGCAAGTCGATTACACCAAAGAAGGTTTGCAGGAAGGTTTCAAATTCGAAAACCCGAATGTCAAAGACTCTTGCGGCTGTGGCGAGAGCTTCCACGTTTAA
- a CDS encoding IscS subfamily cysteine desulfurase — protein sequence MTVKTPVYLDYAATTPVDKRVAEKMIPYLTETFGNPASNSHAFGWEAEEAVEKARADIAALINADPKEIIFTSGATESDNLAIKGAAHFYQSKGKHLITVKTEHKAVLDTMRELERQGFEVTYLGVQENGLIDLEELKAAIRDDTILISVMWVNNEIGVVQDIPAIGEICRERKIIFHVDAAQACGKVPVDVEAAKIDLLSMSGHKVYGPKGIGALYVRRKPRVRLEAQMHGGGHERGFRSGTLPTHQIVGMGEAFRIAKEELEQDMAHYRKLRDIFLKGIEGIEEVYINGDLEHRAPNNLNVSFNFVEGESLIMAVKELAVSSGSACTSASLEPSYVLRALGRNDELAHSSLRITFGRMTTEEEVQFAAELIKSKIGKLRELSPLWEMFKDGIDLNSIEWAAH from the coding sequence ATGACCGTCAAAACCCCCGTTTATCTCGACTACGCCGCCACCACCCCCGTTGACAAACGCGTTGCCGAAAAAATGATTCCCTATCTGACCGAAACCTTCGGTAACCCCGCTTCCAACAGCCACGCATTCGGCTGGGAAGCAGAAGAGGCCGTCGAAAAAGCTCGCGCTGACATCGCCGCCCTGATCAACGCCGACCCCAAAGAAATCATCTTCACCAGCGGCGCGACCGAGTCCGACAACCTCGCCATCAAAGGCGCGGCGCACTTTTACCAATCCAAAGGCAAACACCTCATCACCGTCAAAACCGAACACAAAGCCGTGCTCGACACCATGCGCGAACTCGAACGCCAAGGTTTTGAAGTAACCTACCTTGGCGTGCAGGAAAACGGCCTGATTGATTTGGAAGAACTCAAAGCCGCCATCCGCGACGACACCATCCTGATTTCCGTAATGTGGGTAAACAACGAAATCGGTGTCGTGCAAGATATTCCCGCCATCGGCGAAATCTGCCGCGAACGCAAAATCATTTTCCACGTCGATGCCGCCCAAGCCTGCGGAAAAGTACCTGTTGACGTGGAAGCCGCCAAAATCGACCTGCTGTCCATGTCCGGCCATAAAGTGTACGGCCCCAAAGGCATCGGCGCACTGTACGTCCGCCGCAAACCCCGCGTCCGCCTCGAAGCCCAAATGCACGGCGGCGGCCACGAACGCGGCTTCCGCAGCGGCACCCTGCCGACCCACCAAATCGTCGGCATGGGCGAAGCCTTCCGCATCGCCAAAGAAGAACTCGAACAAGACATGGCGCACTACCGCAAACTGCGCGACATCTTCCTAAAAGGCATCGAAGGCATCGAAGAAGTCTATATCAACGGCGACCTCGAACACCGCGCCCCGAACAACCTGAACGTCAGCTTCAACTTCGTCGAAGGCGAAAGCCTGATTATGGCAGTGAAAGAACTCGCCGTATCCAGCGGATCCGCCTGTACCTCCGCCTCGCTCGAACCCAGCTACGTCCTGCGCGCGCTCGGCCGCAACGACGAACTGGCACACTCATCCCTGCGCATCACCTTCGGCCGCATGACCACCGAAGAAGAAGTACAGTTCGCCGCCGAACTGATCAAATCCAAAATCGGCAAACTGCGCGAACTGTCGCCGCTGTGGGAAATGTTCAAAGACGGGATTGATTTGAACTCGATTGAATGGGCAGCGCATTAA
- the hscB gene encoding Fe-S protein assembly co-chaperone HscB has translation MSQYFTLFQLEPAFDIDTENLEQTYRALAARFHPDKFASASAFEQKQAVMMSSTINDAYRTLRNPIDRAAYLLKTLGIDADAPEHTSFAPEFLMQQMEWRETLMDAQMAQNNEALRALDQEISREQDKLYQDLRTAFAAKDHESAAQWVRHGRFLNKLRNEIAAALQD, from the coding sequence ATGTCCCAATATTTCACACTCTTCCAGCTTGAACCCGCTTTCGATATCGACACCGAAAACTTAGAGCAAACCTATCGCGCTTTGGCTGCACGTTTCCATCCCGATAAATTTGCTTCAGCCTCCGCGTTCGAGCAAAAGCAGGCAGTGATGATGTCTTCCACCATCAACGATGCCTACCGTACCTTGAGAAATCCCATCGACCGCGCCGCGTATCTGTTGAAAACATTGGGCATAGATGCCGACGCGCCGGAGCATACCTCTTTCGCTCCTGAATTTCTCATGCAGCAAATGGAATGGCGTGAAACGCTGATGGATGCGCAAATGGCGCAAAACAACGAAGCCCTGCGCGCGTTGGATCAAGAAATCAGCCGCGAGCAAGACAAGCTGTATCAAGATTTGCGAACGGCCTTTGCAGCGAAAGACCACGAATCCGCCGCCCAATGGGTGCGCCACGGTAGGTTTTTAAACAAACTGCGCAACGAAATCGCCGCCGCATTGCAAGATTAA
- a CDS encoding low molecular weight protein-tyrosine-phosphatase translates to MKNHSVLFVCLGNICRSPMAEYVLRHRAREAGVAHRVRTDSAGTSGWHDGENMHQGTRKTLAAHGIDHQGFTSSKVRSEDFDEFDFIIAMDDNNLAELEKMFGKHPDKIFKLTDLIPESGYRHVPDPWYTGDFDETFRLVDAGSVALLKKLGLV, encoded by the coding sequence ATGAAAAACCATTCCGTACTCTTCGTCTGCCTCGGCAACATCTGCCGCTCCCCCATGGCGGAATACGTCCTGCGCCACCGCGCCCGCGAAGCAGGCGTAGCCCACCGTGTCCGCACCGACAGCGCAGGCACATCCGGCTGGCACGACGGCGAAAACATGCACCAAGGCACGCGCAAAACCCTCGCCGCCCACGGCATTGACCATCAAGGTTTTACCAGCAGCAAAGTGCGTTCCGAAGATTTCGATGAATTCGACTTCATCATCGCCATGGACGACAACAACCTTGCCGAACTGGAAAAAATGTTCGGCAAACACCCCGACAAAATCTTCAAACTCACCGACCTCATCCCCGAAAGCGGCTACCGCCACGTCCCCGACCCGTGGTACACCGGCGACTTTGACGAAACCTTCCGTCTTGTGGACGCAGGCAGCGTCGCGCTGCTGAAAAAGCTGGGTTTGGTTTGA
- a CDS encoding recombinase RecA produces the protein MPFTDEEAQSLLAVKGIGKTILQRLQQMGLDDVATLAAADLDDVLEQGAKLTGSTCWKNSPQARAAMQAAIAWAQQRQATEN, from the coding sequence ATGCCTTTTACCGATGAAGAAGCCCAATCCCTGCTTGCCGTTAAAGGTATAGGCAAAACCATATTGCAGCGTTTGCAGCAAATGGGTTTGGATGATGTTGCCACGCTGGCGGCAGCGGATTTGGACGATGTTTTGGAACAGGGCGCGAAATTGACCGGCTCGACCTGTTGGAAAAACAGTCCGCAGGCCCGTGCAGCCATGCAGGCTGCTATTGCTTGGGCGCAGCAGCGACAGGCAACGGAAAATTGA
- a CDS encoding alpha-hydroxy acid oxidase, with protein sequence MKRDLSKMTCIEDLRLVAKRKMPRMFYDYIDSGSWTETTYRENTSDFKDIRFRQKVLVNMEGRSLETKMIGQDVKMPVAIAPTGFTGMAHADGEILAARAAEKFGIPFTLSTMSICSIEDVAENTSAPFWFQLYVMRDREFMENLIKRAKDAKCSALVLTADLQVLGQRHKDIKNGLSAPPKPTIANLINLATKPEWCMKMLNTERRTFRNIVGHAKNVGDLSSLSSWTSEQFDPRLSWDDVARIKDLWGGKLIIKGIMEPEDAEKAAKSGADALVVSNHGGRQLDDTISSIKALPDIVSAVGSDIEVWMDSGIRSGQDVLKAWALGAKGTMIGRAFLYGLGAYGEEGVTRALEILYKEMDISMAFTGHRNIQDVDAGILQSTRWPDDKF encoded by the coding sequence ATGAAACGCGATTTGAGCAAAATGACCTGCATCGAAGACCTGCGCCTTGTCGCCAAGCGCAAGATGCCGCGCATGTTTTACGATTACATCGATTCAGGTTCTTGGACGGAAACCACCTACCGCGAAAACACTTCGGATTTCAAAGACATCCGCTTCCGCCAAAAGGTATTGGTCAATATGGAAGGCAGAAGCTTGGAAACCAAAATGATCGGTCAGGACGTGAAAATGCCGGTGGCGATTGCACCGACGGGCTTTACCGGTATGGCACACGCCGACGGTGAAATCTTGGCGGCGCGGGCGGCGGAGAAGTTCGGCATTCCGTTTACGCTCTCCACCATGTCCATCTGCTCGATTGAAGACGTTGCCGAAAACACCAGCGCGCCGTTTTGGTTTCAGCTTTATGTGATGCGCGACCGCGAGTTTATGGAAAACCTGATTAAGCGCGCGAAAGATGCCAAATGTTCGGCATTGGTATTGACCGCTGATTTGCAGGTTTTGGGCCAACGCCACAAAGACATCAAAAACGGCCTGTCCGCACCGCCGAAACCGACCATCGCCAATTTAATCAATCTGGCAACCAAGCCCGAATGGTGCATGAAAATGCTGAACACGGAACGCCGCACGTTCCGCAATATCGTCGGACACGCCAAAAACGTCGGCGATTTGTCTTCGCTGTCTTCATGGACTTCCGAACAATTCGACCCGCGCCTGAGCTGGGACGACGTTGCCCGAATTAAAGATTTGTGGGGCGGCAAGCTGATTATCAAAGGTATTATGGAACCCGAAGATGCGGAAAAAGCAGCAAAAAGCGGCGCGGACGCATTGGTCGTTTCCAACCACGGCGGCCGCCAGCTCGACGACACCATATCCTCCATCAAAGCCTTGCCCGACATCGTCAGCGCAGTCGGCAGCGACATCGAAGTCTGGATGGACAGCGGCATCCGCAGCGGTCAGGACGTCCTCAAAGCATGGGCTTTGGGCGCAAAAGGCACGATGATAGGCCGCGCGTTCCTCTACGGCTTGGGTGCATACGGCGAAGAAGGCGTTACCCGCGCGCTGGAAATCCTGTATAAGGAAATGGACATATCCATGGCGTTTACCGGTCATCGCAATATTCAGGACGTTGACGCCGGTATTTTGCAAAGCACGCGCTGGCCTGATGACAAATTCTGA
- a CDS encoding alternative ribosome-rescue factor A: MSSKVQHNKGKIRDNALKALVKSDLFRHKVERKRKGKGSYNRQEAKKWRDGFDTVPPFLCLKRGSSRHSRKSL, translated from the coding sequence ATGAGCAGTAAAGTGCAACATAATAAAGGCAAAATACGCGACAATGCCTTAAAAGCCTTAGTGAAATCCGATTTGTTCCGACACAAGGTGGAACGGAAAAGAAAAGGCAAAGGCAGCTACAACAGGCAGGAAGCGAAAAAATGGCGGGACGGTTTTGATACTGTCCCGCCGTTTTTATGTCTTAAACGTGGAAGCTCTCGCCACAGCCGCAAGAGTCTTTGA
- a CDS encoding site-specific integrase has translation MVQIMGTITKRTNPSGAIVYRAQIRIKKAGYPDFSESRTFSKKAMAVEWLKLREAELEMHPELLFREKRQTLCPTLREAAKRYADEVRTEYSDSKFRTLNFVMNFEIADKRIDRLRREDFTSYAFIRQRGSDELGLLPVKPSTINSDLQYLRSILKHAHFVWGYPVTWSEIDIAIEGLRRARVIGKAEKRDRLPTSEELQKLTDYFYFSWNRRSSNDMRVPMHLIMWFAIYSCRRQAEIGRLAWADLDLETRQWLVKDVKHPRGSKGNHKKFEVRDELIPLIEALQSEKIRRQMQGNPDLLLGGYQSKTISALFTNACRALHIEDLRFHDLRHEGATRLAEDGLSIPLMQQVTLHGDWESMRVYTNIRRRPRRLDFVEALENAKKCN, from the coding sequence ATGGTGCAAATAATGGGAACGATAACAAAACGAACCAATCCGTCAGGTGCTATCGTATATCGGGCGCAGATACGGATTAAAAAGGCGGGCTACCCTGATTTCTCGGAAAGTCGTACCTTTTCTAAAAAGGCTATGGCAGTCGAATGGCTGAAATTAAGAGAGGCAGAGCTTGAAATGCACCCTGAACTGCTTTTCCGCGAGAAACGGCAAACATTATGCCCCACCCTTCGGGAAGCCGCCAAGCGGTATGCGGACGAGGTGCGAACAGAGTATAGTGATTCGAAGTTCAGGACACTGAATTTCGTGATGAATTTTGAGATTGCCGACAAGCGCATCGACCGGTTGCGGCGCGAGGATTTCACGTCTTATGCCTTTATCCGCCAACGCGGATCGGATGAATTGGGTCTGCTGCCGGTCAAGCCATCCACCATCAATTCAGACCTGCAATATTTGCGCTCGATTTTGAAGCATGCCCATTTTGTTTGGGGCTATCCAGTTACTTGGTCTGAAATCGATATTGCGATTGAAGGCCTACGGCGCGCGCGGGTCATCGGCAAAGCGGAAAAGCGCGACAGACTGCCGACATCAGAAGAATTGCAGAAGCTGACAGATTACTTTTATTTTTCGTGGAACCGCAGAAGCTCAAACGATATGCGCGTGCCTATGCACCTGATTATGTGGTTTGCCATATATTCCTGTCGCAGGCAGGCAGAAATCGGACGGCTGGCATGGGCGGATTTGGATTTGGAAACGCGTCAATGGCTGGTAAAAGATGTAAAACACCCGCGCGGAAGCAAGGGGAATCATAAGAAATTTGAAGTCAGGGACGAGTTAATACCGCTGATAGAAGCTTTGCAGAGTGAGAAAATCAGAAGACAGATGCAGGGAAATCCCGATTTGCTTTTGGGCGGGTATCAATCGAAAACAATCAGCGCACTATTTACCAACGCCTGCCGCGCCTTGCATATTGAAGATTTAAGGTTTCACGATTTACGGCACGAAGGGGCGACGCGCCTTGCCGAAGACGGGCTGTCCATTCCGCTGATGCAGCAGGTTACGCTGCACGGGGATTGGGAAAGCATGCGGGTTTATACCAATATACGCCGCCGCCCGCGACGGTTGGATTTTGTTGAGGCGTTGGAAAATGCCAAGAAGTGCAATTGA
- a CDS encoding tRNA dihydrouridine synthase: protein MTEFKEKCRIVLAPMQGLVDDVMRDLLTRIGGYDECVSEFVRITHTVHSRSTWLKYAPEIANGNKTPAGTPCAVQLLGSDADNMAVNALEAVRFGADKIDLNFGCPAPTVNKHKGGAVLLKEPDLIHHIVKTLRQRLPEHIPLTGKMRLGYEDKSLALECAAAIAEGGACALTVHARTKVEGYEPPAHWEWIRKIREHVAIPVTANGDVFSLKDYIGIKEMTGCNSVMLGRGAVIRPDLARQIKQYENGEAVRDTDFAEVSVWINQFFHLCLAKEANNKYPVARLKQWLGMMKKEFGEAQELFDAVRAVKDAEEVARILVAFEDKMNA from the coding sequence ATGACTGAATTTAAAGAAAAATGCAGAATTGTGCTTGCTCCGATGCAGGGGCTGGTGGACGATGTGATGCGCGATTTGCTGACCCGTATCGGCGGCTACGACGAATGCGTCAGCGAGTTCGTCCGCATTACCCACACCGTCCATTCCCGTTCCACCTGGCTCAAATACGCCCCCGAAATCGCCAACGGCAACAAGACCCCCGCCGGCACGCCCTGTGCCGTCCAGCTTTTGGGCAGCGATGCCGACAATATGGCGGTCAACGCCTTGGAAGCCGTCCGTTTCGGCGCGGACAAAATCGACCTCAATTTCGGTTGTCCCGCGCCGACGGTCAACAAACACAAAGGCGGCGCGGTCCTGCTCAAAGAGCCGGACCTCATCCACCATATCGTCAAAACCCTGCGCCAACGCCTGCCCGAACACATCCCGCTCACAGGCAAAATGCGGCTCGGCTACGAAGACAAAAGCCTCGCGCTCGAATGCGCCGCCGCCATCGCCGAAGGCGGAGCCTGCGCCCTGACCGTACACGCCCGCACCAAAGTCGAAGGCTACGAACCGCCCGCGCATTGGGAATGGATACGCAAAATCCGCGAACACGTCGCCATCCCCGTAACCGCCAACGGCGACGTGTTCAGCCTCAAAGACTATATCGGCATTAAAGAGATGACGGGCTGCAACAGCGTCATGCTCGGTCGCGGCGCCGTCATCCGCCCCGATTTGGCGCGCCAAATCAAACAATACGAAAACGGCGAAGCCGTCCGCGATACCGATTTCGCCGAAGTTTCGGTGTGGATAAACCAATTTTTCCATTTGTGTCTCGCCAAAGAAGCGAACAACAAATACCCCGTCGCCCGCCTGAAACAATGGCTGGGCATGATGAAGAAAGAATTTGGAGAAGCGCAGGAATTGTTTGACGCGGTAAGGGCGGTCAAAGACGCGGAGGAAGTCGCGCGGATTTTGGTAGCGTTTGAAGACAAGATGAATGCCTGA
- a CDS encoding DUF4760 domain-containing protein, with product MAPDSLIIFNQAYGFWVQTGAIIISIAVTGYFAQKAIKKNGESAKTTLNHNHEMIRKRATIDILIQENQDTDLVQAKRIVAQLPPEASFIKYMEPSFCDTKEAEAEKESIRILLNRYEFIALGIRTGAFEEEIYKRLKYSDVMDTWKKAKPMIMELRRQKERNTYYQELEWLASRWEASPLGQ from the coding sequence ATGGCGCCGGACAGCTTAATTATCTTCAATCAGGCATATGGCTTCTGGGTACAAACAGGAGCCATTATTATATCCATAGCCGTTACAGGCTACTTTGCCCAAAAAGCCATTAAAAAGAATGGGGAATCCGCGAAAACAACGCTGAACCATAATCACGAAATGATTAGGAAAAGAGCCACAATCGACATTCTGATTCAGGAAAACCAAGATACCGATTTGGTTCAGGCAAAAAGGATAGTGGCACAATTGCCGCCAGAAGCCTCTTTTATCAAATACATGGAACCCTCATTCTGCGATACAAAAGAAGCCGAAGCCGAAAAAGAAAGTATCAGAATCCTGTTGAACCGCTACGAATTTATCGCATTGGGCATACGCACCGGCGCATTTGAAGAAGAAATTTACAAACGCCTGAAATACTCGGATGTGATGGACACATGGAAAAAAGCCAAGCCCATGATTATGGAACTGCGCCGACAGAAAGAGCGTAATACCTATTACCAGGAACTGGAATGGCTTGCCAGCCGCTGGGAGGCATCCCCTCTTGGACAATGA
- the iscR gene encoding Fe-S cluster assembly transcriptional regulator IscR, producing the protein MRLTTKGRFAVTAMIDLAMNAQTGAVKLSAISERQSISLSYLEQLFSKLRRAGLVESLRGPGGGYILAAPPAQINIAQIISAAEDKLDATQCSSKANCHHGAPCLTHDLWENLNKTINDYLSSVTLQSIIEQKNSDDGSQVIQFTHIH; encoded by the coding sequence ATGAGACTGACCACAAAAGGGCGTTTTGCCGTTACCGCCATGATCGATTTGGCGATGAACGCGCAAACCGGCGCTGTCAAACTCAGCGCCATCAGCGAACGCCAAAGTATTTCGCTTTCCTATCTCGAACAACTATTCAGCAAACTGCGGCGCGCCGGGCTGGTCGAAAGCCTGCGCGGCCCCGGCGGCGGCTACATCCTCGCCGCCCCTCCCGCACAAATCAATATCGCCCAAATCATTTCCGCCGCCGAAGACAAGCTGGACGCCACCCAATGCAGCAGCAAAGCCAACTGCCACCACGGCGCGCCCTGCCTGACGCACGACCTTTGGGAAAACCTGAACAAAACCATCAACGATTACCTCAGCAGCGTTACCCTGCAAAGCATCATCGAACAGAAAAACAGCGATGACGGCAGCCAAGTCATCCAATTTACACATATCCATTAA
- the waaF gene encoding lipopolysaccharide heptosyltransferase II, which yields MSKKILIITPSWIGDCVMTQPLYRRLHELHPGCTIDAFAPKWSMAVFERMPEINRVIENPFGHGALELKKRWRIGRELGKQGYDQVIVLPGSLKSALIAFATGIKQRTGYVGESRYLLLNDIRKLDKTALPLMVDRYTALAHPTQADFNGHSDNPRFTIFPESRAAALAKYGLDTDKPVLAFCPGAEYGPAKRWPARHFAELGRRYLAQGWQVWLFGSQKDFDIAEEINRLSDDLCTNLCGKTNLSEAIDLLSCTDTVVCNDSGLMHLAAALDRKLVAAYGSSSPDHTPPLSPKAKIVSLHLECSPCFKRECPLGHTDCLNKLTPDMVQKAAEELAQTESE from the coding sequence ATGTCCAAAAAAATCCTCATCATCACCCCGAGCTGGATCGGCGATTGCGTCATGACCCAGCCGCTTTACCGCCGCCTGCACGAACTCCATCCCGGCTGCACCATAGACGCATTCGCGCCCAAATGGTCGATGGCGGTGTTCGAGCGTATGCCCGAAATCAACCGCGTTATTGAAAACCCGTTCGGACACGGCGCATTAGAGCTGAAAAAACGCTGGCGTATCGGGCGCGAACTGGGCAAACAGGGTTACGACCAAGTCATCGTCCTGCCCGGCTCGCTCAAATCCGCCCTCATCGCCTTCGCCACCGGCATCAAGCAGCGCACCGGCTACGTCGGCGAATCGCGTTATCTGCTGCTCAACGACATCCGCAAGCTTGACAAAACCGCCCTGCCCCTGATGGTCGACCGCTACACCGCCCTCGCCCACCCGACGCAGGCGGACTTCAACGGACATTCCGATAACCCGCGTTTCACCATTTTCCCCGAAAGCCGCGCCGCCGCGCTTGCCAAATACGGCTTGGATACAGACAAACCCGTTCTCGCCTTCTGCCCGGGCGCGGAATACGGCCCCGCCAAACGCTGGCCCGCGCGCCATTTCGCCGAACTTGGCCGCCGCTATCTGGCGCAAGGCTGGCAGGTTTGGCTGTTTGGCTCGCAAAAAGATTTCGACATCGCCGAAGAAATCAACCGACTTTCAGACGACCTCTGTACCAACCTCTGCGGCAAAACCAACCTTTCCGAAGCGATTGACCTGCTCTCCTGCACCGACACCGTCGTCTGCAACGACAGCGGCCTGATGCACCTCGCCGCCGCCCTCGACCGCAAACTCGTCGCCGCCTACGGCTCCTCCAGCCCCGACCACACCCCGCCCTTGAGCCCAAAAGCCAAAATCGTCAGCCTACACCTCGAATGCTCGCCCTGCTTCAAACGCGAATGCCCGCTGGGACACACCGACTGCCTGAACAAACTCACGCCGGACATGGTTCAAAAAGCGGCGGAGGAATTGGCGCAAACGGAATCTGAATAA
- a CDS encoding ABC transporter ATP-binding protein — MMQPEHNTPLIEFKNVSKRYDSHTAVNELNLTIYQGEFFVLVGGSGSGKSTTLRMINALTEPTDGDVYFNGRRIKDYDIRGLRHRIGYVLQQIALFPTMTVRQNIELMPDILGWDKPKRTSRVNELLELVGMPPETYLNRYPHELSGGEQQRIGILRAIAAKPDILLMDEPFSALDPLARASLQETVSLIHKKLGTTIVFVTHDMNEAAKLACRIGVMHQGRLVQVDTPQDIQNHPADDYVRSLFGAAQPENTASADEVINLYRRLDADGKARVREHWAKEERKEN; from the coding sequence ATGATGCAGCCTGAACACAACACTCCCTTAATCGAATTCAAAAACGTCAGCAAACGCTACGACAGCCACACCGCCGTGAACGAACTGAACCTCACCATTTATCAAGGCGAGTTTTTCGTATTGGTGGGCGGTTCGGGCAGCGGCAAATCCACCACGCTGCGCATGATTAACGCGCTGACCGAGCCGACCGATGGCGATGTTTATTTCAACGGCAGGCGTATCAAAGATTACGACATCCGCGGGCTGCGCCACCGCATCGGTTATGTGCTGCAACAAATCGCCCTGTTCCCCACCATGACCGTGCGGCAAAACATCGAGCTGATGCCCGACATTTTGGGCTGGGACAAACCGAAGCGCACATCGCGCGTGAACGAACTGCTCGAGCTGGTCGGTATGCCGCCCGAAACCTACCTAAACCGCTATCCGCACGAACTCTCCGGCGGCGAACAGCAGCGCATCGGCATCCTGCGCGCCATCGCCGCCAAACCCGACATCTTGTTGATGGACGAACCCTTTTCCGCCCTCGACCCGCTCGCCCGCGCCTCCCTTCAGGAAACGGTTTCCCTGATTCACAAAAAACTCGGCACCACCATCGTTTTCGTTACCCACGACATGAACGAAGCCGCCAAACTCGCCTGCCGTATCGGCGTGATGCACCAAGGCAGGCTGGTGCAGGTCGATACGCCGCAGGATATTCAAAACCATCCGGCGGATGATTATGTACGCTCCCTGTTCGGCGCGGCGCAGCCGGAAAACACCGCCTCTGCTGACGAAGTCATCAATCTTTATCGCCGTTTGGATGCGGACGGCAAAGCGCGGGTAAGGGAACACTGGGCAAAAGAAGAAAGAAAAGAAAATTAG